The sequence below is a genomic window from Sparus aurata chromosome 6, fSpaAur1.1, whole genome shotgun sequence.
AGCTGCTGTGCTCTTCACCCACTCCTCATGATTTGTATATGTACATAATGACCGTGCTTGATCCCAGCCACCACTCTCAAGTATTTCTACTTTCAAAGCACAATAGAGGAAGTGTGGACGCGATATCAACCCAAAGGGTTAGAAAAAAGGTCTGATGACAAACTGCCACTCCAAAATTCATCTTAAAGGTCATGAGTAACACTTCGTCCTGGGCTCTTCTGGAGCACGTGTGAACTGTAACAGTGAGCTagttgtttttgcattttgtgtgaGTTATTTTTGGATGTAAATTTTGTTGGTGTGCCAATAAGATGTGAATTATAGAATAATATAGTTTATGTCATACTGTTAAccataataaaaaacaatactggGTGCTATTATGGATGTGTCTGActgctttctgtttcctgtAAAGTCAAAGCGGCGCCGTGGTTTCATGATGTAAATTTTGTGGTCGCTGAGCTTCCTGGACACGTCACGTCAACAGGCATGTGTGGAGTCGCTGACATGAAATGGCGGAAAGGTTGTGCCATGCCAAGTGATGCAGTTGCACGTAGACCGTAACGACACACAGTCAGGATTACTGAAACAATACAACACTGGCACGACCAACGCAGAGGCCCCACTGACCTACTTGCCTACTTGTTCTGACACAATTTTAAAAACGCCATCGTCAGAGGAAGTTCACAGGATGTGGCTGAAAGTTTTGCCAACATCAAATGGACCTCGTGTCGAGAATGAACCTCGAGGCTGCGACGCTTCAGTGACCTCAGCATCAGTTCTCATTTGCTaaactgtcatttcttcagATTTCTCACCAGAAGAAGACACTTCCTCTCAGTAACTAATTACCtcttaaaacattttgtcagtGACCTAAACCCAGAATCAtaatataaaagtaaaataactttattactttctcTTACTTTTAGATTACCTCAATACCAAACATATGTGATTAAAGactagaaaaacaaaatatcaacaagaTGACTTTTGGTTTTAtcttaataatgataataattgtaCGTattataaccttttttttttaaaaacacctttaaaagcagagtttacaaagtgctttgacaaacaaGCAAAGGCAAGAAACTCAGGAAGACAATACTGCTGAAGAAACACTCAACGTCAACAGTcaagccaaacacacaaaagcCGAGTCTAAGGTGAGTTTAAACAAGAGGGCCGAACAGAAAATGTTCATTATGATTAACTACaagtaaaaggaataaaagggaaaaaacaggcaaaatcacagaaaaaggaagggggggaggggagtAATGCAAAAGTAAAGATAAGTTAAAGAAGAAAGTCAATAACGGATGATAAGAAGACGACGTCACATCAGAGGGATTAAGAACAGATAAGAAGATTATGGGCAGTAAAAAAGATAATTAGACTAAGAGCGGTAAAAGGATTCAAATCCAGAAAGATAACTAAGGGCTTCGCGTAAGAGCAAGTCTATAAAAGTGCGATTCTAAAGAAGTTGCTGATGCTACGAGCTTTCTCTGAAGATCACAGCGATGTTTATGTGAGACTCGTTAAGTGTTGTCATGTGTACATGGGCGTGGTTACAGAATATTAACAGAATAGAAGTCTTTATTAGCTCAGCTGAGAAGTGTTTTCACCCGCACGTGTCGTTTGTCcgtttgtcagtttgtcagcaggattacacaaaaaactactgaGCAGATTTCCACTACACAGAGAAAAGGTCTTCGAGTGGTGGGAAACAACTCAAGAActctacttaagtacatttttgaaGTACTTGTACgttacttgaatatttccattccCTGGTACTTTACAATtccagtacttttactttaagtaTGACGACttctgggtactttttacaactaTGTTTTCTGCAACTACTTCATAACCCCATATGAAATGggaacattgtttttgttccaccACATGTATTTCATAATAACAGTGACTAATAGCTTTGCAGTTTCAGACtaataatataaaacataataaacaaatatatgatgatgaatatTAAGTGACTAAAATCAGACGTTATTGAGCTCCAGGGGGAAACTAACAGACTACTCATCTTTACACGCTGCAACATTGGTGTGATGTGATCTGCAAATGAATGCATAATTGATTATGATCATTTTACAGGTAAAGTGGAATCTCTATCTGCAAGTTCATAACATGTATTTTGTTAATTATGACTGCTGTCTTTAATGGATTGTATAAGAAGAGCTTcatgcagtttttattttgttcgtCCTCTTCATATAAACTGATACTTGTTTCCCCAATTTTTGCACGGACATACAGTCAATAAATCCATGAACACAGAAGGAATGCATTGCAAAAttttaatgtatgtttaatgGTATGTACAAAAAGccatcacaaaaaaatatatagtaaCAGTAATGTTTCACATGCTCACAGTCACAGTAATAATGCTGTTTTCTTGGCCAGGAGCCTCGTTTCTTCACAGATCAATGTCAATCTGATCTTTTTAAAGGCATGAAccttaattattatttttattatttttagtgAAGTAGTAGGTCTGcatatttaaatgtatcaaCCGAGGttaaacaaaacacatacatatataatgtGCATGGATGCATCTCAAGTTTTTGCAGATATTAAGATACCATTTTTTGCCAACAACCAAACAACTGTAGGGCGAATATCAAGTATGTAGCAGGACACTTTGAAGGTTTGGCATGTTTATGGTCCCATGTTAGTAGGAAGATTCATGATCACTCATATAAACACTGACAGTTATTGctgaaatgtgtaaaaaataatatataaatagaaaaaaatccCTTTGCAATAAATGGTGTTAATTGGGCCCTTTGCATCTCCTATTTTAAGCCTTTTGTAACATGAGACAGactgaaaaggagaaaaaacatacaaagccctgcaagctgctgctgttcattcaattaaaaatgaatttagCATACACATACAGACGAATATGAAAGGTGATTGCatgagaaacacaaaaaatagaTCTGTCTCTTCGATGGAGTGAGCTCCCCTCCCTCACAGAGGGAAACAACAGGACTGCTGGGGACAAAGAAAGAATAAACACTGCAACTCTGAGTCCCCCGCAGTCCAGTAAGGCTAACAGCTTCAAGTGCAAACGTTGGCCACAGCCCACTGAATAATAAGTCACAAAAGTGATTTAAGTGCAACACAGCTGTCAGACCACACAGAAGATGAAATCTTAGGTCTCTTCACACCCTGAAGTCTTTCCGACTCAGTCAGACAAGACTTGTAAACTGATGGTTCATACAGTAGCTGCCAGTCGTTCCACCACTGACGCTCGGAAAGGTCCCGTGCATAGCTAGTCGATATGCTCATGGCGACAGGAGGCTCAGAGGTGAGTTGTCAACGATGTATTCACCAATTCCAGCGAAGTACATAACCTGTGCAATGCCGAACAGAGGAGCGATGACCAGAGCTCGGCAGCCAGCACCTTTCAGGAAGGCCGACGGTCCCTCCTTCCTCATTATTTTACTGCGGAAAACCAGGGGGATACGTTTatttaaacacatgcacataaaaaaaaaggacaaaaaagatAAAGGTGGTTGTGTTACAATCAATGACTTACCTCACACAATCCATAACTCCATTGTAAGCCTCCTCGTTGGCTCCTTTGTTCAGGGACTGCAGTCTAGTCTTCACCACtggataaaaaggaaaaaaagaaacacattagGTATGAGTTCAGAAACATTACAAAGACGTTACTAATTAAGACATCACAAAATGACTCTCAAACTCACCATCACAGGGATtaacagccacagcagcagtaGATCCTGCAGCACAGCCTGACAGGAAAGCCCAATAGAAGGGTGACGACTCCCCGGGACTGGGTTGACCTAGACGGTTCAGGTTGGCGAACAACGGGAAGTAGACGATGGAGAAGGGCACGTCCctgaaagtaaaaaacaacaagatgaTTCAGACAGATTCAGAAAACCTGATACAGAAGCAACTCGTCTAACAAGTCAACATGGTTCCTCTTAGGGCTGCTTTACATATTGTGTGCATGAACAATAGTCACATTGCAGGACATGCAATGACAGACATGTAGATATGTTTTCAAGGTGAACGTTAGGATTCACTTGATAAATATTAACTAGAGCCAGACTGATATGGGCTGATAATACAGGATGGTGTTGGCCGATGAGATATCTGGCTATCTGCTTATATGGTGGCCcatatgaaaaacatttttttgttagaGGTCATAATGCGgaaaacaatgatgatgataagaAATAATAACTCGTCTTCCTGCCACTAGGTGATTGCAACAACGATGACCTCCACCTACTGTGACAAACGCattgcaatgtcagttttttttttcccccccagtaTCATGCAGCCCTAGTTCCTCCTCATCTGAGAATAAGAATTTTACCTCATCAGTGTCGCCCCCAGGCCTTTGTAGAGCCCCTGGATGCCCTGCGTTTGGAGGAGCTCCTTTGCGATTTGGGTGGCAGAAACAGCTCGCGGTGCTGAGACCACCATGCCAGAGTTGTAGGAGCGGCTGAGCACGGTGTTGGTGGCCACAAGCTTAGTGGGAGACATCATGACTGGTTTTTGCTGCTGGacagctgtgaaaacaaatgacaaaaaaataaaattgctgCTTCTTGCATACATATTATTATGGTCTAATGCTCAGAAAGATAATATTCTGaattaattttgtattttctcaccGAGTCTGCCTGCATCCTGGAGCTGAATCTTGAGCATTTCCATCGGGGTGGTGACAATCACCTGGCACATGCCTGCACCACAACCTGCCAACATCTCTCTGAACACCGTCAGACCCTTTCTgttaacagataaaaaaaaaagaaattaacaaaCAATTTACGGGATGCTGTATTTTCGGAAGATACTATTTTCATGAGTTGAATTTTGCTTACCCATCCTTAGCGAACTGATGCCTGAAGAAGTCATTGGCAGCCAGCTTGATTGCCTTCTCAGGAGTGACCAGGGTCAGATTTACAGCAGCACCTGAGGACAAACAAGCACACAGTTAGCGCTGAAGTCGcaatcatgttttcattcataacACACAATAACATTCCCCACAACTATCATTACAATATTAGAAAGTCCATTTGTATAGCTAatctacacacagacaagaCAAATGCACAATTTAAAGTAGCTTCAGTCATGACAATTGAGGGGGATTACTTCAAGACTTCAACATTAAAAAGCATcatgaagaaaatgagaaacaagCCAAACACAAGACAAGAGAACAAACGAGGAGGGTAATGAATACAGAAGAAGATGCAAACATCGAATGAGACGGTTTATGATAACAGGGCCCACATTGTGCGGAGAGAACTTGAAGAAAGGAAATCTGTGTCTATTGAAAGGCTCCAAGTCAGTAAGTAGGTTAATGACCACAACAGACAAGAGAAATGAAGAGGTGTTAGTGAAAGGACAGACCTAATCCTCCACTGTGTACACTGTCTGCAGAATTTGGGCAAGCTTAAAAATCAATCTGTAGTGAATTAAAGTTTATTTCACATCAGTTTTTAAGATCCACCAAAGTCTGCCAGGACACAATTCATAGAAGAAATGAGGATCTACAAGTtgacaggacagtgaggagaCAGCCAAGTAGTTATTAACAAGTAGTCAAATAACAGAACAAATAGatggcaaaacaaaaaattgtgCCTATAGTTTTAAATAGAGCAATATTGTAAGAACCATTTAATGATTTGCCTCCAGCGTGGCTGCGCCTTATCGGCTAGCCTTCAATATCCCAGGGGGACCCAAGTCTGTAATATGAAAAACACAGATGCAAACAAACAGCATtcctcacacaaacagagaccCAGAGTAAAAGGTCTCGATTTTCCTCATATATAAACTATGACCACAAGATTTCACTTTTCCTTTTCTATATCACATCAATACAActtaatcttaaaaaaaaacaggacatgtGTTTTACTGCATGGATGCCACTAAAAAACACtggatcttaaaaaaaaaaaaaaaggtccattTTGGAAGAAAGTAAGTAAGAAAGATTTTTTGTTTCTCGTTTCCAACTCTTCAAAATCTATTGCTTTGGGATTTTGGGACGGGTCAGCTGATACCCCACAATGTATTTggcgagttgggaatgagattcGAAAATCAAGTTTCTTAATAAATTGGACCTTGAAAACTGCAAAACCATGTTTGGCCACCTTTCTTTTGTAACTAACTTCCTCTTATGGCCATGTTCTTGTATAAATCAAGCAACCCATGCACTCGAAAATACACTATCTGAATTGTACCCAgttataaacatttaatcaatgTTCAGCCTCACCATTAGAAGGATCTACTACAACTATTCATTTCCTACACGTTCTAGCCTATTGGTTAATAATATTCAGAAGCGTGAATCTTACCTCTGTACATTCCAAAGTAACCCTCTGATCGAACTGTCTTGACAAGGCAGTCCATCCTACAAAAcaagaaagaggaaaatatCAGTGGTACGAATTATTGAAGATTGTtgactgaaacatgttttattcttttttacaGAAGCTttataaatttaaataaattatttatcaCAATGACAGTAATGGTGCCTGCTCTAAGCAAACACAGAAGGGGAGAGGTAAATAGAGCAGTACATTTCCACTCCTCAAAGACTTCAGAGGCATTAGGATCAACTCATTGGAGAGGAATGAAGAGGATGAAGTCACCATTGTCTATCACGCCAGGAATGTTCTCTATGCGTCCATCCTGACGCCCAGCGTGTGTCATTGCAGGATTAGTAGTAATAGTACTGGATTATACGTGGATGTAGACAAGATTTGGAAATAAGCGTGTTGTCATGCAAGACAGCAGTGGCTAAAAATACTTACATGCTCTTGTAGACCTGCTGACCTTGTCTCTGGTTCTGCAACCGGGTCTTTGCCAGGTCAATGGGAAAGACACAAGTGACCCCAACAATGCCAGCAATGCCGCCATTAATGAGCTTGGCTGGGAGGCTGAaaggagaggacaaaaaaagaaTGTCAACACACAACAGTGCATTTCATTTATATAGCGCTTCTCAaattggaaaacaaaacatcagagATCATAAATATGGTAATGAATCCTTAactgtaaaaatgtgaaataagaAAAGACCTTTAATAAGGGGTTGAAATTAAAATGGAGTTGCCAGTTCTTTGTttaataacattaaaacaattCAACACCTCTGGGCTGTGACAACACTTTGGACTATTTGAATCAATGGTGGACATATTTCAAACCGTGAATGAAATTGTTCTACTATATAAGATCAGACCAAATGGTTTTAAAAACTTTGTTGATTGACAGCAGTTATTGTAAACAATAATGTACATACAGAACAAACACTTAGTTACAGTTATTATTGTAACGTTAAAATGTCAGCTGTTAAAAAGGTGTACTGTATAGTTTTAGgggagacattttaatcagaagagaaagataatCATtgacttatttttaaaaatatatatatttgatggactctgccacctctctagcttcaaggaacatattttcctctcagaacagcttgtttaattACTCTGTTAATGTCATAAATGTTGACATTCTTAGTTTGaatttttcttctccaaatctaCACAGTGCCCTTTTAAAAATGGATCAACTATGGCTGTaaataactttttgttttttcagtcctCCATCCAACCAGTTACTCTCTCAATTATTCATCTTGagatcaaaaataaataaatcaaaagaaaaacagaaagaaaatgaattaagACTTACCTAATCTGTTGCTGAGACATGATGACTTTGAATTCCGATGAAGGTAGAAGTGTAAAAGTAGTGATGTAGGTCCAAGTGCTCTTCagtcaaatcaatgaataaagtCCTATACGAGACAAAGCGGAAGTCACTTTGAGCTCAGTTACAGGTTTGCAGAGTttatcctgctgcagctccgagGCTCTGGCTTATCTACACACCACACCGGgtcatgtgactgtgatgtcacagctccTGTAGTTGTAATATGAGTCGTACAACCGGTGGGCGTGTCCTATTACATACCGGAAAACCATACATGGGCATTACCGCCTTTCATACATTCTTGATAATGACACTTATCTATCTGAATTTCTAAGAATCGTCGGCGTGCAGGCAGTGGAGTGAACtttttaaattatataaaatagCATCAATGCAGATCGTAAGATGATGAGAAAGagcttaagttttttttttttctttaaatgcaaatatgaTGCAAATAAAATGTTCTGCTTAGAAACATCGAGTAAACTTCACTGCAAGCAGGTTTGGTTAAATATTTAGGATTAAAGAGCAGAAACAATTTACAAAGAGCCATTTCTCGTAACACTACTCTCACTTTCACACATAAGGTTAGCGGGCAGCGTTAGCTAGGATGCTCATTCAGAACAATACCGTCCCTAAAAGCGAACAAGCTAGCTATGGCGGACAACTTCGTGACTTTAACACGCGTACTATGTTACTTAAGCATGCATTTAAACATTGTACTTACCAAAGTATTGTCTTGTAGTTCTTTTGTATGCTTGTTTCGAGCCGTTGATAGTCCCCCTCTGCTCTCTTCGCCGATTCCTCTGTGAGTAGACGGACTGGAAATTTCCATTGAAATTTAAGGGTGGGGGCGGGGCGTACTCAGCCATGTCTGAACCATCGTTGAAGTACGACCAATCACCGATCAGCTAACTTACATACTCGGAACTGATTGGCTGAATTGTCCTGCCCCTGGCTTCATTGGAGGGTAGACTGATCAATCAAACTGGCCGACCAATCTTGCAGTCCAGAAGATTGTGGAGGGCAGAGCAATTCTCAAGAGCGTTAAGTTTGAGGAAACCCTCCATTGAGGAACATTCTTTGAAACTATCTTAATATTATAAAAGTTAAAGATTAGCTGTGTATATGTTTAAGGCTAGACATACCCTTGGAGAGGTTATCGCAAGGTGGGTTTAGGGGTCAGAGCGTCATTTCCCAAATGGATTTTGATATTATAAAAGTTCAAGATTAGCTGTGTATATGTTTAAGGCTAGACATACCTTTGGAGTGGTTATCGCAAGGTGGGTTTAGGGGTCAGAGCGTCATTTCCCAAATGGATTTTGAGATTAGGATGGTCTTGGTCCCATTACACATCTACTGGCTAAGATCATAATGACATTAGGATCACTCTGCTAAGCTTGCTGGCTACACCATTAGGATCTATTCTACTTACAGGTTGGTTGTAGTAGTACTAAGTCACTAAATACTtactaaatacacaaatacactgaAGGAGCCTACAACTGTGAGgtattttaattttcacaaGTACATTGTACTTCTTCTCCACAAAATTTCTGGGTGAAATACTATATTGATATTCCTCAACATTTATCAGCCAAAGTTACtggttactttacagattaagATTTCACATAGAAACACATCATCACTTTATAAaatatcagaatcagctttaatGGCCAAGTAGGCgtgcaaacaaaaaacatttgacacGTTTTTTTGTCATTGCCCTTAATGCACTAACACAGGAGTAGCAATGGCAGCTATGAACAAGGACAATTAACACGACTATAAAGTGCAAAGGTGTTtagaaatatataatgtagAAGACAACATTGgccaaaaacataaataaatctatataCATGTAAAATGTTCTGTAAGGTGTCAACaatacaaagaaataaataacagtGCCAAGGAATAAATAATGAATGGATGTTCATGATGTACAATATACGCTGTCCTCTGTGGTGTGTGATCCAGCGATGGATGAACAGAGAACACACTGGATTATTGCAGTGAAGAACTGAATCAGCAGCTCCTGAGAAAGGCTGACCATCCTGAGATGGCACAGGAAGTATAAGTCAGACAAGACCCCAACCTGGATGAGGCCGATGACCAATTGTGCTGTCTCAAATTATGcagttgttttcatgtgtcgGAGCAGGTGAGGGTGTGAGTTTTAGCTTATCAAGCCTGCAGTACAACACATTCAGGGCGTTGGCCAGTTGGAGTGCCATTACACTGCGGGGGGGACGGGGGGCTTGCTGGCCTTGACCTGGTATGACCCGGCGCTTCAGCTCAGTGCATCAGGGTTTTGCTTCTCCACGTGTGTCTTTAACTTATGACATGCTTGTCTTGATAAGTGGTTGAAGGAGAGGCTGTAAACACTCTTTTTCCCTGTTATATGATTAAAGTGTCGTCTAAACCggtaatggaaatgcaaatcagtGTGGCATGTGTCATCTCGGCGTTGCCAAACATGCCAGTGGCAGAAAGGCCCTATTTGATTCCTTCTGACACTGAAGCGGGGTCAAaaacctgtttttcattttctgggtGTCGTCTTTCTTTGCTAATCTAAATCTCCTTGACGGGGTTTCTGGCACGGCTGCACAGAATTCTGTCTCCACTTCAGTAGGTCTCATTCTTGGCCTAACAAAGCTGCAAACCAAGGTTTATTGCAGTTGTATGTGCAGAAGGATTTagttggcacacacacacacaaaactgatGCAAAAGATGTCAGTCGGTGAGTTTTTCTAGGACTCTAGCAGCAGCCTTGAAAAACACTCCAACCATTGTTGTCAAATTCCAGTTTGGCCctgtttgtcctcctcctcctcacagcctTGACCACAGGATCTGCAGGTTTTTTTCAGATCAGAGAAAGCGTGTTTTTCAGTGGACTCACCAAGCCAGGTTTAGGtgaacagacagctgctgctcctccaacTTGTAgctctgtaaacacacagaaaactaTTAGATACGTCAATCTGATCGGGGCCATTTTCCTGATATTGATACCTGATACCCTATTGAATTACTCAAAGATACTTTTCCTGGATTTAGAAAGACCCTAACCCTCAGGTGAAGGTAACTCTGGTAACTAAGTAAACAAACACCAGCTcaactgtttgtgtgtaaagCATAACTAACCCTCCATGTATGTGGATGTGTAACTCATTTGTGTCGGGCACATTTTTTTGAACATTCACGAGAAAATACATCTCAATACAGACATATGTGTTAAATCTGATACATATGACAGCCCTTTGCAGATGGTTTGAAAAAAGGCTTCTACTGAATTTTATACATGAAGATATAAACAGGTACAAAAAGTATTTCTCATAAAATTAACTCTGTTTTAACAGTTTAACACTATGGAAGCTTGTTTCTGCAgggaaaataaaagtaaaaattatgtgattaaaacaaatatatgccaacccccccccccccagacatATGAGATTAGAAAGTAAAGATTATTAGATTAGAGATAATCAGGACAACAAAAGGACTACAAATCTACAAGTGGATATAATACTCTACTAGTGCAGTCATCTGACTGTCTGCAAGGTTAAACAGAGTGTCGGGTTTTCATAACTTGTACAAGCTCCCCCTGGGTTATAGTGATTCAGCATTTTGCATTTGCAACTGGTTTTCAGTCCATACACTCACATACCACCCTCAAAGTTGCTTCAAGTTGTGTAATCTTTTAAAAA
It includes:
- the slc25a55a gene encoding solute carrier family 25 member 55a → MSQQQISLPAKLINGGIAGIVGVTCVFPIDLAKTRLQNQRQGQQVYKSMMDCLVKTVRSEGYFGMYRGAAVNLTLVTPEKAIKLAANDFFRHQFAKDGKGLTVFREMLAGCGAGMCQVIVTTPMEMLKIQLQDAGRLAVQQQKPVMMSPTKLVATNTVLSRSYNSGMVVSAPRAVSATQIAKELLQTQGIQGLYKGLGATLMRDVPFSIVYFPLFANLNRLGQPSPGESSPFYWAFLSGCAAGSTAAVAVNPCDVVKTRLQSLNKGANEEAYNGVMDCVSKIMRKEGPSAFLKGAGCRALVIAPLFGIAQVMYFAGIGEYIVDNSPLSLLSP